The nucleotide sequence CGGTTTCGCTGCCTGCCTAAGCGATGCGGAAACCTGTCGCGATGACCACTCCAACGGAGCCAACCCCCAGTGACGAGTGAGCGGATCTGAACTAACGAGTTCTCGAAACGTTTGCAAAGCTGCCGTCAGTTGACCTTCTCTTAAATAGCAACGAGTCAACCACGAGAGCAGTTCTCGATCGACCCACTCTCGCGGTTCCCGTTTGAGTGCTTCGCGAAATGCTGTTTCAGCGTCCTGAATTTGATCGTTCTGAAAGAATTCGATCCCCTTCAAATGGGAAGGATCGTAATGCGTTTCAATCTCAACGACGCTGTCCGCCGGGATGGATTGTGGTAGTCCTCCAGACGGACGCATCCGCAGCTCTTCACCAGTGGAATCGAGAACTTCTCCGACGAGAGTAAACGGAGCGGCAGCCCCGTCAGGCAGATAGGTGACACGGTCCTGCGCGAGCAGAGTCGACGAGCTGACCCAAGCCGAAACGATTGCCACCAGATAGCAATGTTTCGAGTGCAGGACAGATCTGACGTTAAGTGATGTCACGAGGCTGTCGATCCTGTCGCGGTCGCATCCGAAGAGGATTCTGTTGGCTCCTTGGAAGGAGACGATTTCTCACCAAACAAAATCAGTGGCAGCATCAACAAGAATCCTGCCGAGATCGCCATGTCAGCGATGTTAAAGATCCCTGTGCGCACCGATCCAATTCCCAAATTGAAATAGTCGATCACGCACTCGAAGCGAATTCGGTCGATCATGTTGCTCACTCCTCCAGCGACGACGAGTGTGAAAGCAAAGAAGACCAACTTACTGACGGTTCGACTGAACAGCAGATAAACTGTCATGCCGAACATCATCGCTCCGGTCATCACGATCAACAACCAGAACCTTAACTCTGGTGAAAAGCCCGCGAACAGGCTGAGAAAGGCTCCCGGATTTTCTGCATATTGAATGCGAAACAGATCGTTGAAGAATGTCCGGGGCGGAAGTCCTTTCCAGTTTTCGATCGCATAGACCTTGCTCCACTGATCGATCGCAACAATGACGACCGTCAATATTGAGAACCAGATCCATCGCGACTTGTGTGACATCACTTCGGAATTCGTCTCCTGCATCAGATTCCCACTATCTTGCTCGCTGTCACGAACAATGTCTTGAATAACAATTCAGCGATCGATTCCGTTTTGATCGCGAGGCTAAAATCAGTTGTCACAGTCTGGAACGATTGACGTTCACATACACATACTTGCCTTGGTTTCTGTGAGCGATTTGCCACAGAAAATTTGCTTCGCCTTTGATCGCTGGCTCCGATGATCGACCAAACTCGATGCAGTTAATTCGGGTCCCGCTACGATTGAGACGTTTGATCTCGTTCATGTCGGAGGAATCGAGCGCTGACTCAGCCGCTCCGTCTGTCAACAAATAGATGACATCCGGTCGAAAGTTGAGTGCTCGACTCAAGGCTGGCAGGTGGTCTGTCCCTCCACTGGCGAAGATCGATTTCAACCGGCCACTGACTTGCATCCGCTGGGCATCGGTCCCCCAGAACATATCAAATCGGTCATCACGAGGTCGGAGCACTTCTGCTTCGTTGCTGTAGAAAATAATCTGAAACTGCTGATTCTCGTCGAGTTGAGACAGACTCGCCAGCAACTCTGACTTCGCCGCAGCGAGTGCTCCGTCGTTGTCCATGCTGTAAGAACGGTCGATCACAAACACGAAACTCTTGCCGACATCGCGAATTCCCATGAACGATGTGCCACCGGCGACATCGCCTCCTGAGGGATTGGACGAACTTGGCGAATCGTTTCTCAAATTCGGCTTCACAAGCTCTTGAGTGGGAACACTCGATGGAACCGGAACACTCCCAGCCCCGATGACAGGATTGGGAATGTCGATCGATGGAAGTTGCAACTCCACCGGAGGAGTGGTGTCCAGCAGCGGCTCTTCGAACTTCAACGGGTTTTCGTAAACCAGATCCGAAGACTCTGAAGTCTCATCGAGTTCTGTTTCTGAGTCGGAGTCAGCTTCATTCTTCGCTGGCCGCACATGAATGCCAACATCACGAAAAGACTCGCCATCGTCGCCGGAAAGATCTCCCCGACAACTTGGTAGCTGTGTGAGGAACACAATCAGCGCCGCCAGGGCGATATGGAACAAGCCGGAAATCAGCCAACTCGGGACGGTGACCCAGCGCAGTTGAACGCGCAGCCAGTCCGTAAGTTGTGATGGCGAATTGTCCCTCGCGGATGGGCTCATTGTCATCGCTTGATGTTGAAACGGGTGATCGTTTCAAAGTTTACGGCGTTTGCAGAAATTGGGTCAATGTGGACTTTTTGATCGGATGACCAGTTTCGCTCCAGTCGCACTGCGA is from Thalassoglobus sp. JC818 and encodes:
- the lspA gene encoding signal peptidase II, which encodes MQETNSEVMSHKSRWIWFSILTVVIVAIDQWSKVYAIENWKGLPPRTFFNDLFRIQYAENPGAFLSLFAGFSPELRFWLLIVMTGAMMFGMTVYLLFSRTVSKLVFFAFTLVVAGGVSNMIDRIRFECVIDYFNLGIGSVRTGIFNIADMAISAGFLLMLPLILFGEKSSPSKEPTESSSDATATGSTAS
- a CDS encoding tetratricopeptide repeat protein, whose translation is MTSLNVRSVLHSKHCYLVAIVSAWVSSSTLLAQDRVTYLPDGAAAPFTLVGEVLDSTGEELRMRPSGGLPQSIPADSVVEIETHYDPSHLKGIEFFQNDQIQDAETAFREALKREPREWVDRELLSWLTRCYLREGQLTAALQTFRELVSSDPLTRHWGLAPLEWSSRQVSASLRQAAKPLVVESRATDRLLGSSLLLFDPIAGPAARAELNDLARNTNPRISRLARAQLWRLTVSNGDVTQNRLINWQNDIDALPAGLRAGPQYLLARGYVQIGLPRLAAAEYLKLTILYSEHEVLTASATLEAARLIGETGLTQEADLLYRELLARFPRSEAAKLAKNQMLTN
- a CDS encoding VWA domain-containing protein — its product is MSPSARDNSPSQLTDWLRVQLRWVTVPSWLISGLFHIALAALIVFLTQLPSCRGDLSGDDGESFRDVGIHVRPAKNEADSDSETELDETSESSDLVYENPLKFEEPLLDTTPPVELQLPSIDIPNPVIGAGSVPVPSSVPTQELVKPNLRNDSPSSSNPSGGDVAGGTSFMGIRDVGKSFVFVIDRSYSMDNDGALAAAKSELLASLSQLDENQQFQIIFYSNEAEVLRPRDDRFDMFWGTDAQRMQVSGRLKSIFASGGTDHLPALSRALNFRPDVIYLLTDGAAESALDSSDMNEIKRLNRSGTRINCIEFGRSSEPAIKGEANFLWQIAHRNQGKYVYVNVNRSRL